gtacgggtatatatattagggctgcaaccactaatcgattaaaatcgattataaaaattgttggcgattaatttagtcattgattcgttggatctatgcagaggccttttttattttattcttttttaaatttatttttattttatttattttttaaataaacctttatttataaactgcaacatgtacaaacagctaacaataatcaaaataagtatggtgccagtatgctgtttactttcaataaaatactggaaaggatagaaatgtagtttgtctcttttatccgattattaatcgaagtaataatcgacatattaatctattattaaattaattgttagttgcagccctaatatatatatatatatatatatatatatatatatatatatatatatatatatatatatatatatatatacttgaatttcaattaattctagctataaatatactactcccccattaaccccgcccacctcaaccccccgccaaATCTCCTGAATTTGGAggtcttaaggttggcaagtatggtttagctATTGTCTTCCAGTGACAATAATACTtataagaaatgtagtttatcttCCACCAGGGAGGCAAGGATTTCTAACTTAGTGAAGCGACTCCGCGCCAACTCTGCCATTGGACAGTTTTGTAACTATACCCCATTTAGTTCAGCTTTATCATCATATACGCAATTGTAATGTGAGCTAGGGCGGGCCGCCCACCACAAGTAAACGATTGCAATTGAAACATTGGAAGTAACTCTGACGCTCCATTGACTTGACTGCATTTTGTGTTGCACCTGCACTAACGATGTGGTGAGTGGCCAGCTGCTCGACCACGGAGTCAATGTTGGGGTCCTGATGGAGGTAGAGTTGCCAACGAGAGATGCCGAGGTGAAAACGCAGCCAGGTGGGATGgctgttgctgctgctgttccAGTGGTTGTAGCCTTCTTGGCTCGCGCTCACCCTGTAAAGAAAGGAGCTATGCCTCAACCACCCGTAGGTTGCAACGGTAGAATTGCAAGTTTTATGCCTGATTTTCCGGAAGGTGTGAGCAACAGGAAGAAATGCTtagacaattattttactgtgtgACTACTGACCACATCTGGGAGCTCCTTTCAGACTTCCGCTTTGGTTTGACCCTCAGCAGCCAGTCATCTTCATGCATGGCCGTGGTGGGGACATTGTAAAGAGGGTGATCAAACAACGCCCCCAGTTTCAACAGGCCGGCCGCCAGTTGTTCAGCCAGGGGTGCCTTCACCGGCGCGATTCCTTCACTTTTCGCCGATAGGAGTTTGTTACGAGGCGTTCCAACAGGATTCTCGGTAGAGGTTGGTGATATGGTCGGACCACCGATACCCGTAGAGGAGCCGCTTTTGTTTACCAGACGTTTCAAGATGTGTGTCCATGGGGTTAGCGGGGGGTCACAGGGCTGACGGTACAAGGAAAGTGAGACAAGCGCCAGGAGAAGGTGCAGGAAAATAGAGATGAGTGCCAACGACAGACAGATTGTCCTAGATCGACGGCACATTCGCCACATCATCCTCTAGGGAAAGAGGAAGGAAGTTATATGAAGGCTGAAGGGAGGTAGGAAGGGGACAGAAAGTTGTTTTTCAAGGACAGAAAGCAAGAAAGTAAGAACTTACTTTGTCAGTGGAGCCTTCTTACCTGCTGCTGCAGTCAAACAGGATCATTGAATATCACCTGCCTGCCAGTTTGGACTTTTCTCAGTGGACACAGTGCCAGGTCAAAGTGATCCCAGTATCAGTCAATTGGTTGGTCTGAACTGGCACTTGGTCAACACTCACTGGAATTTGCCAGTGACAAATTTCTCACTAATAATATCTTATGTAGAGctcctttttttttacatgatcCACAGCTGAATGAGAATGTGGTACATATAATAAAGGGTACTATTGACCTGAATAGAAGTTGTTGCTAAGTTTAAAGATGAACcctcattttgaaaaatattcaaatatttttttttttttaaaaacgtgttCAAATCAATGGCGTTTTATTATGCATATTTGTCTgcactgcatttttttaatgcttAATTGACTACCATTCATTACTTATTGTGTCACGCATCCTAATATTGCCTAGTATCACTCAACCTTTTGAGATACTTTTTTTCCAAGAACGTCAAGTTTCATCTCACCAAGTCACTTGTTATGTGAGGGATGTggagaaaagctctgacttaCCTGTAGGTTTGCACATACAGAACAGTGAAAATACCTCGGTTTTTGACCGCCTCACTGTTTGTATGAATCAGTTTGGTGGAAGTTTTTTCACTACATATTTGCCCAAAGTTTTTGTATACCGTCCCAATTGCTAGTGGCCGAACATTGCATATAACAAACTCATGTGTTTGTTTGCGGATCATTCAGCGGAATCGAGTTCCAACACTTGGTCACAAGTCACCAaatgttggtgactcagtctctgggggttttttttaattgcatatgATTGCAAAATAAACCACACCAAAGGGCCATAAAAATGTTGTGCTAGCACTTAAAGTGCAAAACTATATTAAATTCAAGAAGGAACATgtagcaaagtacaaaggtggCATTCATGTGGCTCTCCTTCCCCTCTCTGCTCAGGTTATCGATAAAAGTAAAAGTGATTTTGACATGTATGTCCCATgtatctttatttagaaaagtaccaaaatacttttggtaatggtaccagtaccaaaatattggtatcgggacaacactaatacacacacaccgagcacccactggcagaaatgtagatcggcgcctatgctttCACTTATTgagaaatgtttctctgcttgaaTGAAGCCCGGCTGATGTGCCGCCCCCAAGCGCCATGTACCCATGTGATCGGTAGGTTAGTTCAGCTCCATGCGCAAATCTGTGAAGTGCCAGTCATATAAAACTTGCCTGCAACACGAACATTTagctttcatattaaggtgggggccagaAAATATTGTCTTGTGGGCCGCGAGTTTGAGACCCTTGCCCTACTTATAAGAGAAattgtattttatatactgttgtcttgaaaataaatCTGGTAATATTAGTTTTAACTCCGCTGTGTGTTTGAACTGACAGTAGCTGCATATTTAATCCCAGTAGCCTTTTGCTAAACCCTCGCACAGAGTGTAAATCTATATTTGATGAGCCTCAAGGTTGTTAGTCGCCGATTTAAGATCACATCCTTATTAAAATCctgtttgtatttgttttcatGCTCCAAATGTCATACAGGAGAAGTACTCACTTCAGTACGTTTTAGGCGATTTCTTCACATCTCTCCCTTACGCTAATGATTTGTTTTTCCCCTCGCGTGCCCTGTGTGCATCATAGATGTTTGTCTTTTTCATGGAACATCCTTTTGTGTCCCTCGCTGGTGTTTCGTAAACAAGCTGGTTAAAGCCTTGATCCATCCGCCTGGCAGCTTTTATTCCTTTACTCTCATCTCCTCCACAACTCACTGCTTTCTTTTTAATTCTGACTATAAAAAAGCCTCCCATGGTCAGAATAAAAGACGCGCAGACACTCTTTTATTAATATTAAATTGTGTTTCTCTGCTCCACAAAAGAAAGCAAAGCAAAGATGTTCagataaaaaatgtatctttgttccAGTCTGACATACTTATTTTTCACTCTACTCCTATCCTGAGGTGGCTTTTGGGACTTCATCGCTCCGGCTTTTCTTTCCCAGAATAAAGACTTGGATCATCATCTTAAGTTGTTTTTCTTTGTaccctcttgtgttttttttgtcagCCTTACACTGTCAACTAACATTCTGAGGCTACTGCAACTTTCTTTCCGCTCTATCTCAGGTGCTGAGAAGGTTGCTAAGATACAGCGCTCGTCTCTCAGAGTCAAGAGAGAAGCCAGGAATTATTAGGATATTTGAGGACACTGATGTTGTGCCTCAGTGGATGAAAGTGCAGTTCAGGGTCCTCATGTAACTAGAGTAAAGTTCCTAGTTATACATTCAAATcccggtccaccccgggtcccgacttcggCTGTCCAAAGtctggacccggggtggaccgctcgtctgtgcatcggttggggacgtctttgcgctgctgacctgtctccgctcgggatggtttcctgctggccccactatggactggactctcactattatgttagatccactacggactggactctcacaatattatgctagatccactcgacgtccattgcaccggtcgcccagggggggtccccacatctgcggccccctccaaggtttcttattgtcccaatgggttgagtttttctttgccctgatgtgggatctgagccgaggatgtcgctgtggcttgtgcagccctttgagacacttgtgatttagggctatataagtaaacattgattgattgattgaaaaaaaattctgattattatagtgtgcgcactagtgttgtcccgataccaatattttggtaccggtaccaaaattattttgatacttttaggtacttttctaaataaaggggaccacaaaaatttgcattattggctttattttgtgggtggcggaccggtacttttcagaggcggtatagtacgaatatgattaattagtatcgcggtactatactaataccggtttaccgtacaaccctagtccgtAGTTTCTTTCCCAATCAATGTGGAATTGATCTCATAAGTTGGCAAGACATGGCATGCCCAGGTTACGCCCCCTTTTAAATACGCATATCATAAATACACATCAGGAGTACTGGGCtacataaaacactgcacagactctgttactgtggataagcgcgtccgagtctattccaacacaaagccatggatgacgagagaggtgcagaggctgctgagggagagggacaccgcgttcagatctggcgacggggagctctacagcactgccagagccagcctgaagcgTGGTATCAGGGAGGCTAAGGAGGACTACAAAACAAAGATTGAGGACTACTTCCAAAGCAACGACTCCAGGAGGGTATGGCAGGGGGtccagcacatgaccaactacaggcccagcaacctcccggccggcaggggagacccccggctgttagaggagctgaactccttctacacccgctttgaggtaacaccatcggaagcagtcacacttcactcagtagcaacacctcacccaacagccacacctcaatcagcagtcacacctcactcggcagaccacagcagcctcaccctttcagtgacggaacacgaggtcagacgcacactgaaagccgtgaacccgaggaaggctgcgggaccagacggcgtctccggacgggtgctgagagactgcgctgatcagctggctggtgtcctcaccgacatcttcaaccggtccctgtcccaggccaccgtcccatcctgcctgaaaacctccaccatcatcccggtccccaaaaagaaaaacactgtcagctgtctgaacgactaccggccagtggcactcacttccatcacaatgaagtgtttcgagaaactggtccggacccacatcctctcatccctaccgcccgcattggacccccatcagtttgcctaccgagccaacaggtctacggaggacgccatcgctacggctctccactccgccatgtcccacatggaggggtgtggggggggggggggagctatgtacggctgctctttgtagacttcagctctgcatttaataccatcttacctgacagactggtgaccaagctagcagacctaggaatatccaaccccacctgtctctggattaaagacttcctgactgaccgccatcagagggtgaggatgggtacccacacctccacagccctcagcctcagcactggctcacctcagggctgcgtgctgagccccctgctctactcactctacacccacgacttcacagccacccaccctgacaatcacatcataaagtttgccgatgacacaacggtggtgggctgcatctctggggtcgacgagacggcataccgggacgaggtggagcagctggcagtgttgagcagggtgaacaacctgaagctgaaccagctcaagacccaggaagtgatcttggacagcaggaggagaaaaactaccaaacagcccctgtacatcgacgggggctgtgtggaaagagtctcatccctacgcttcctgggagttcacctggatgaggacctgtcctggaggaccaacaccacggccatcgtcaagagggcacagcagaggctctacttcttgagagtactcaggaatctccacctgagacaggatctgctggtgtccttctaccgctgttctgtggagagcattctcacatactgcatctgcgtatggttctgcagctgcacagcagcagagaggaaagctctccagagggtcgtcaactcggcccaaaaaatcatcgggtgccccctcccctccctggaagaactgtataactcccgctgcctgaagaaggcagcaaacatactcaaggacccatcccaccccggcaacagccacttcgatcggctgccttccggcagacgtttcagaaccatgcgaacccgcacaaatagactcaggaacagtttctacccccgggccataactgcactaaacgcagctaaattgtaaaaaaaaaaaaaaaaaaaaaaaaaaactccctcacgtgcaacatgaggaagccaccggtcaatcacgatccgggactgtgcaatcagcgattacatgccaactggacaatatttatcatatttattcacacaattaatccacaataaaaagcctgcacagcataggaggtaggaaatgctgactcccactcccttagcacactgggattcagcattactcctctctagtcactttatactttttactgtctcgttttcttttacattgcctcctagagtggtcttaggccacattgtatattgcatattgtgtatattgtgttgtttttgtatcttgtgtggtttcttctttttttttaaaaatgcaaagcacctcagggaagcaatctaaatttcgttggacctgtacctgtacatgcacaatgacaataaagatcattcattcatattGAAAGTAGCCGTGTGCTTAAGCGCTGCTCGTTGTGTCCAATCACAGTTCAGTAGTAGGTGCTTCTTTATAGGGTTTCGAGTGATCGCCAGCGGGTTGAAATTGCTGTGTAATGCGAGAAGATGATATCGCCAAAACAGACAAGTGTTTGGAAAGTCTTTTAAATGCAAACATGCCGGTATATCGCATAAGATACAAAACACTTTGACtcctgtttgattactcaatttattattaaaacTCAGGAGAGCTTCTTGCGGTAGCAGCCGTATACGTGAAATCTTCTTTGGTCTCCGGTGCCAGTGTGCGGCAACTACCCACTGTCCACCTGACGAGGCCAAGGAACACTAGACTAGATAATTAGTATATTTCCTCACAAATATGGATATAAAGCATTGGCAAAAAAGTGAATTTTGTGTCCTTGCCTTAATCTTGTTTTACATCATTGAAATCCCGAACGGCCACCTCTGCGTGTCGGCAAAGTAaccacagcctgtagaaatgtacgTACATCAGCtattaacatacttgccaaccctcccgattttcccgggagactcccgaatttcaatgcccctcccgaaaatctcccggggcaaccatactcccgaatttctcccgatttcaacccggacaacaatattgggggcgtgccttaaaggcactgcctttagcgtcctctacaacctgtcgtcacgtccgcttttcctccatacaaacagcgtgccggcccattcacataacatatgcggcttttaaacacacataagtgaatgcaagccatacttaatcaacagccatacaggtcacactgagggtggccgtataaacaactttaacactgttacaaatatgcgccacactgtgaacccacattaaacaagaatgacaaacacatttcgggagaacatctgcaccgtaacacaacataaacacaacagaacaaatacccagaacccttgcagcactaactcttccgggacgctacaacatacaccccccgctaccaccaaaccccgccccccaaccccacccacctcaactggcaacctggatgtgacacactaaCAGacgttctaattggtcaaacggtggagggcgggacatcgaaatgaaaacaataacaagattacgaggctgtaaatctaattttgaaatgagcatatcccggctgaactactgacgAGTCGGCAATGAAGAGCAGCTCACTTGCTTCGCTGGCGCCCACACGCTCTGCACGGCAAACCGTCTGGAAACCAGTAGCGGTCAGCTTCTTCAGCCAAGCCCCGGTAGTCGCCGCAGGCCAGAGAAGCAGAGATAGCCAGCATCGCACGGACCGCAAGTGGAAGCTGCCTCAAGAAAAGATGCGGGAAAATGAACCCGCCCTCCTCAGAGCCCAGCAGCGACAGCATATTGTCCATCAACTCCACGGCGGTACTATCGCCTAAACCAGGCAGGGAAAGAAATCTATCTGACCTCTCCGCGTCAGAGTAAATCTCAGAATCAGAAGATCCTTGAGGGCAGCGTATTTGCCACTCTGTGGAGGTGTTCACAACAGCTGCATAGCACGGCGAGTGGTTGCCCGATCGAGGGCTGTTACAACCATGTAATACCGGGAGTCGTCGCCAGGTGGAAAAGTGGCTCGATGTGCTGGAACCATGATGCCGGGTCGCTCTGCCAGAAATTCGGAAGCTTCGTCGCTGCGGCGACAAATGCAGGTTGCTGGAGTTGGGGCGACATGGCCAATGAAGACACAACTTTCTCCTCTGTGTGAAACAttgtcggggtcaccaatgtggcaaaTGCAGGAGAACAATGTTGTTTCTCtcaggtctttattgtaagactgccaacatgagaatgttcATATCACAACAAAGGCACCTTAACAGTGTGCTCAAGAAGACAtaaaaaccacacccattctgctgagtgcgagtatggtcctagtgcccgccacaaggcattagtaaaagcacatactcggaGCTAATCCTCAAACTAATTATTGTTTTAACTAATAACTGATTTCAGTAATAACGTATTATAATTTTgatgttttactttaaaaaatctatacttttcatgttttactcgttttataccacacagacttacAGTTAGACACTAGTAAAAGTCCAGAatcagagctcattgtcaaatttcTGTACCGTTTTAATTtattataactaataatagttataataacaattttaaaaaaggaaacacCACCTAAGTCTTATTGTCTGCTCTGAGATCCACAATAATGATAGAATTTACAAACTTTTGAGAGCAATCTATAGCGGTATTTTTTGTTgacagattatcatcacacttaggGATGTAACATTAAACGGTAATAATGATTAACGCTGTAAAACTCCAGGCGGTTACCGTTTTAGATTAAGATTATCAAAAAATTGTGATTGATAAATGCACTTTGGTAAACTCAGACTGACTGCGACCAGCTCGCTATCTTAAACGCTAACAAGAAAGCAACATACATTCACGTCTTTCCCCAAGTCAGTACTCTTTGAGCAAATTAAACAAtactgcgataataatgataaaggtaatatgaaatgttcatatcgttacatccctaatcatCCATCAACAACATagtcatgtaaatgctgccttgtTGCTAGGTTGGCATTgcaaattagttgtttttttaagtctTACCCTGGATGAACAAAAAAgcttaaataaatacatgttaactAGGGAGTGACCATGCTagtgtgttgctaaatgtttatattatacattacccagaaggcttagcgtcgTAGACAGGAACAGAAAGTTGCTGTGTGCTACGCGGCAGGACGATAGttgtgccgtttgagcaataaACAGTTAATATATTGTGACACGTTGCCGTTCATGTTTCATGTACACAAGAAACACACATACCTTTTGATTAAACTTTTGACGTGTGCGTTTGAGTACCGCTCAGAGACAAATCAGAAATAaagctgattggccaaaatgtgcggggAAGTTGCAGGCATTGGACAATGTTAGAGGCTGCACATAATTTCCGGCAATTGTTTGAATTTGCATGAATTGGTACAATGGCTAAATCCTGGAGGGAGTGCCTGTTGCTGTGCATTAGCAGTAgagagcagaggtgtggactcgagtcacatgacgtggactcgagtcatgaatttgatgactttagactcgacttgacaataTGTAAAAAGACTTGCAattcgacttagactttaacatcaatgacttgtgacttcacttggacttgagccttttgacttgaca
The Entelurus aequoreus isolate RoL-2023_Sb linkage group LG18, RoL_Eaeq_v1.1, whole genome shotgun sequence DNA segment above includes these coding regions:
- the LOC133633418 gene encoding extracellular serine/threonine protein kinase FAM20C-like: MMWRMCRRSRTICLSLALISIFLHLLLALVSLSLYRQPCDPPLTPWTHILKRLVNKSGSSTGIGGPTISPTSTENPVGTPRNKLLSAKSEGIAPVKAPLAEQLAAGLLKLGALFDHPLYNVPTTAMHEDDWLLRVKPKRKSERSSQMWVSASQEGYNHWNSSSNSHPTWLRFHLGISRWQLYLHQDPNIDSVVEQLATHHIVSAVQKTGGTQLKLVMSFPNYGRAMFKPMKQQRDDETDYNLYYFSDFERHNAEIAAFHLDRILGYRRVPPAVGRQVDVVKEIKNITTDLKLARTFFNSPVGNVCFYGRCSYYCSTEHAICGRPRNLEASLALMLPDLSLATRRSWRSPWRRSYSRSKLAKWETEPDYCSTIKKTAPYDKGTRLVDFMDLVILDFLMSKFIF